The sequence GGCTGCCAGCGGACGCCCAGCCCCGCCGTCAGCAGGTCCGTCCAGCCCACCTCGCCCTGCATGTCGTAGTAGTTCCGCCCCACGTAGCGCAGCTCCGAGAAAGCGGAAAAACGCTCCCACTTGCGGGTCGCCCGCAAGAGCCCCTCCCACTCGGGCCGGTTCGCCAGCGGGTCGCCGTCCATGTAGCCGGGCGTCTCGTTCTTCGGGTCCATCCAGGTGGCAGCCAGGTAGAGGGCCCACTTCTCCCACTCCGCGCTCACCTCCAGCTCCGTCCCGATCACCCGGGCCTTGCCGATGTTCACATACTGGGCAAACCGGGGGTTGGTCATGAGGTAGTCGATCAGGTCGTCCGAATGGCGGCCGAAGACCGTCAGCTCGGCGGCGGCCGACCCGCCCCAGAGCTCACCCTTCCAGGCCAGTCCCGCGTCCCACTGCGTGCCGCTCTCCCACCTCAGGCTCGGGTTCGGGATGACGAAAGCCCCGTCCCCGTAGAGCTCATAGAGGTTCGGAGCCCGATTGTACGTACCGCCCGTCAGCTTCAGCGTC is a genomic window of Fretibacterium sp. OH1220_COT-178 containing:
- a CDS encoding TonB-dependent receptor plug domain-containing protein, producing the protein RGDGLWLTPVVRWNAADGRTEFSWGAALAWRMSDRWTLKLTGGTYNRAPNLYELYGDGAFVIPNPSLRWESGTQWDAGLAWKGELWGGSAAAELTVFGRHSDDLIDYLMTNPRFAQYVNIGKARVIGTELEVSAEWEKWALYLAATWMDPKNETPGYMDGDPLANRPEWEGLLRATRKWERFSAFSELRYVGRNYYDMQGEVGWTDLLTAGLGVRWQP